In Salinigranum marinum, one DNA window encodes the following:
- a CDS encoding HpcH/HpaI aldolase family protein: protein MRTRNGLRRALERGGTVFGASAATFSPTVIETFGQVGLDFVWLDFEHGGPSPYDSTVFEELTRAAEAGGIELLVRLPAPDPPLIRKVLDAGVRTILLPRIETAAQLRRGVEAAYFSYDGDVGDRGVGVGRTAEWAGYVDSHVGGEDSEVLVGTMIENERAVENIEEILAVPELGFAFVGPADLTMSMSDGDPLAKNPEAVESAIDRTREACLAADVPVGRIRNDVTEAQEAVDAGYRIVRVGGDLGSIRATLGARLDELER from the coding sequence ATGAGGACCCGAAACGGGCTCCGCCGCGCGCTCGAACGCGGCGGGACGGTGTTCGGGGCGAGCGCCGCCACGTTCTCGCCGACGGTGATCGAGACGTTCGGCCAGGTGGGGCTGGACTTCGTCTGGCTGGACTTCGAGCACGGTGGGCCGAGCCCGTACGACAGCACGGTGTTCGAGGAGCTGACGCGGGCGGCCGAGGCGGGCGGCATCGAACTGCTGGTTCGACTCCCCGCCCCGGATCCGCCGCTGATCCGGAAGGTGCTCGACGCCGGCGTCCGGACGATCCTGCTCCCCCGGATCGAAACCGCCGCCCAACTGCGCCGGGGCGTCGAGGCGGCGTACTTCTCGTACGACGGGGACGTCGGCGACAGAGGGGTCGGCGTCGGCCGGACCGCGGAGTGGGCCGGCTACGTCGACAGCCACGTGGGCGGCGAGGACAGCGAGGTGCTCGTCGGGACGATGATCGAGAACGAGCGGGCCGTCGAGAACATCGAGGAGATCCTCGCGGTGCCCGAACTGGGCTTCGCGTTCGTCGGCCCGGCCGATCTGACGATGTCGATGTCGGACGGTGACCCCCTGGCGAAGAACCCCGAAGCCGTCGAGTCGGCGATCGACCGCACCCGCGAGGCCTGTCTGGCGGCGGACGTCCCAGTCGGCCGGATCAGAAACGACGTGACCGAGGCGCAGGAGGCGGTCGACGCCGGCTACCGGATCGTCCGGGTGGGCGGCGACCTCGGGTCGATCCGCGCGACGCTCGGGGCCCGGCTCGACGAACTCGAGCGGTGA
- a CDS encoding 2'-5' RNA ligase family protein: MFSLNVSTPGSVARVAADLHPALVAAGVDRFRDRHSLVVKRFEGEESLPHLRERLRTALVGAPAFEVRTDGVDTFETPPRGPGPVVYLAVESAGLAALHERLVDRFGAVAGLEGDDYTPHVTLGRGGTFDAGTLADLSDRADSATWTVSELVVYDSRYREAAARLSLPA; encoded by the coding sequence GTGTTCAGTCTCAACGTCTCCACTCCGGGGTCGGTGGCGCGGGTCGCCGCCGACCTCCACCCCGCGCTCGTCGCCGCGGGCGTCGATCGGTTCCGCGACCGGCACTCACTCGTCGTCAAGCGGTTCGAGGGCGAGGAGTCGCTCCCGCACCTGCGCGAGCGACTCCGGACGGCGCTTGTGGGCGCACCGGCGTTCGAGGTCCGGACCGACGGGGTCGACACGTTCGAGACCCCGCCGCGGGGGCCGGGTCCCGTGGTGTATCTCGCCGTCGAGAGCGCCGGACTCGCGGCGCTCCACGAGCGCCTCGTCGACCGGTTCGGCGCGGTCGCGGGGCTCGAAGGCGACGACTACACGCCGCACGTGACGCTCGGTCGCGGCGGGACGTTCGACGCCGGGACGCTCGCCGACCTCTCCGACCGGGCCGACTCGGCGACCTGGACGGTCTCCGAACTCGTCGTCTACGACTCGCGCTACCGCGAGGCCGCCGCGCGGCTGTCGCTGCCGGCGTGA
- a CDS encoding universal stress protein — protein sequence MRATTGYDRLLLPTDGSDATRAAVAEAGRIAALSDATVHVLSVADSRNRFESPTAGIAADAWERAERERAEAAVDEAIDALPDDVATERIVREGIPKTEILDSVADADVDLVVMGTHGRTGLDHYLIGSVTERVVRNAPVPVLTVRAGATD from the coding sequence ATGCGGGCGACGACCGGCTACGACCGCCTCCTCCTCCCGACCGACGGGAGCGACGCGACGCGGGCGGCCGTCGCGGAGGCCGGCCGCATCGCGGCCCTCTCGGATGCGACGGTCCACGTGCTCTCGGTCGCCGACAGCCGCAACCGGTTCGAGAGCCCGACCGCGGGGATCGCCGCCGACGCCTGGGAGCGCGCCGAACGCGAGCGCGCCGAGGCGGCCGTCGACGAGGCGATCGACGCCCTCCCCGACGACGTGGCGACCGAACGGATCGTCCGCGAGGGGATCCCCAAGACCGAGATCCTCGACTCCGTCGCCGACGCCGACGTCGACCTGGTGGTCATGGGGACGCACGGCCGGACCGGCCTCGATCACTACCTGATCGGCAGCGTCACCGAGCGCGTCGTCCGCAACGCGCCGGTGCCGGTGCTCACGGTCCGCGCCGGCGCGACCGACTGA
- a CDS encoding DUF7554 family protein → MPERAAIEVEDLLKIVLGLAVVWLVLEIVGEVVGVFTALFGPLRPLLGLAAVALIALWFLDYI, encoded by the coding sequence ATGCCCGAACGCGCCGCCATCGAGGTCGAGGACCTGCTGAAGATCGTCCTCGGCCTCGCCGTCGTCTGGCTCGTCCTCGAAATCGTCGGCGAGGTCGTCGGCGTCTTCACCGCGCTTTTCGGCCCGCTCCGACCCCTCCTCGGCCTCGCCGCCGTCGCCCTGATCGCCCTCTGGTTCCTCGACTACATCTGA
- a CDS encoding sulfite exporter TauE/SafE family protein — MNAPSYSRVQKSFLKYQHLFVLLAPVIFVTSVYLAAPTPADAGAGYWLEFWWLLPVFMLGATIVNTVGISGSALFVPFLIFVFPLFAQSLTPQTIVKVGLISEAFGLSSSAVAFVQYGLVDRRLALSLVAGAVPFVVAGALLSFVIPEVLFHSLLGLALLAASYLLFRADLGHDGDHEESSTADDGTAVAADGGGRELPDDPGKLGPAGVRTDDDGTVTRVDREGDDYTYERSGYLRRFANYSVGGTFQGLAGFGVGELGIVSMLGTNVPVRVAIGTNHIVVALTAVLASLVHVFGGGLVGGHSLSLATTPWNMVVFTVPATVVGGQIAPYVSNALETDTIKNFVGVLFAVIAVALFLMAAGGVL; from the coding sequence ATGAACGCTCCTTCATACAGCCGTGTCCAGAAGTCGTTCCTGAAGTACCAGCACCTCTTCGTCCTGCTCGCGCCCGTGATCTTCGTCACGTCGGTGTACCTCGCGGCCCCGACGCCCGCGGACGCCGGCGCGGGCTACTGGCTCGAGTTCTGGTGGCTCCTCCCGGTGTTCATGCTGGGGGCAACCATCGTGAACACCGTCGGGATCAGCGGGTCGGCGCTGTTCGTCCCGTTCCTCATCTTCGTCTTCCCGCTGTTCGCCCAGTCCCTGACGCCACAGACCATCGTGAAGGTCGGCCTCATCAGCGAGGCGTTCGGCCTGTCGAGTTCGGCGGTGGCTTTCGTCCAGTACGGCCTCGTCGACCGCCGACTGGCGCTGTCGCTCGTCGCTGGTGCCGTGCCGTTCGTCGTCGCCGGCGCGTTGCTGTCGTTCGTCATCCCCGAGGTGTTGTTCCACTCGCTCCTCGGGCTCGCGCTGCTGGCCGCCTCGTACCTGCTGTTCCGGGCCGACCTCGGTCACGACGGCGACCACGAGGAGTCGTCGACGGCCGACGACGGGACCGCGGTCGCGGCCGACGGAGGCGGGCGCGAACTCCCGGACGACCCCGGTAAACTCGGCCCGGCTGGCGTCCGCACCGACGACGACGGCACGGTGACGCGCGTCGACCGCGAGGGCGACGACTACACCTACGAGCGGTCGGGCTACCTCCGCCGGTTCGCCAACTACAGCGTCGGCGGGACGTTCCAGGGGCTCGCCGGCTTCGGCGTCGGCGAACTCGGCATCGTCTCGATGCTCGGGACGAACGTGCCCGTCCGCGTCGCCATCGGCACGAACCACATCGTCGTCGCGCTCACGGCCGTGTTGGCCTCGCTCGTCCACGTCTTCGGCGGCGGCCTCGTCGGCGGCCACTCGCTCAGCCTCGCGACGACCCCGTGGAACATGGTCGTCTTCACCGTTCCCGCCACCGTGGTCGGCGGACAGATCGCCCCGTACGTCTCGAACGCGCTGGAGACGGACACGATCAAGAACTTCGTCGGCGTGCTGTTCGCGGTCATCGCCGTCGCGCTGTTCCTCATGGCGGCCGGAGGGGTGCTCTGA
- a CDS encoding transcription antitermination protein, with the protein MNGQEFTDALRDDHETPLSRLGSSKWVYALTGGEMDGDAVEAAWATETAAAHATFAAWADDEESDEAAAAFVDVAETAAGHGDGHGDAETETPPMYEALAGIEGTAERAGGLLAWTLVTEKTLAQLVGFFVGDADPSSANTFRGYRSDLQDQGTTAADLLDTVCDDETDWDAAREGADRVIEAAYDDYVETLESMGIKPKNVC; encoded by the coding sequence ATGAACGGCCAGGAGTTCACCGACGCTCTGCGGGACGACCACGAGACGCCGCTCTCGCGACTCGGCTCCTCGAAGTGGGTGTACGCGCTCACCGGCGGCGAGATGGACGGCGACGCGGTTGAGGCGGCGTGGGCGACCGAGACCGCCGCCGCCCACGCGACGTTCGCCGCGTGGGCCGACGACGAGGAGAGCGACGAGGCCGCGGCCGCCTTCGTCGACGTCGCCGAGACGGCCGCCGGCCACGGCGACGGACACGGGGACGCCGAGACGGAGACGCCCCCGATGTACGAGGCGCTCGCCGGGATCGAGGGGACGGCCGAGCGCGCCGGCGGCCTGCTCGCGTGGACGCTCGTCACCGAGAAGACGCTCGCACAGCTGGTGGGCTTCTTCGTCGGCGACGCCGACCCCTCGTCGGCGAACACGTTCCGCGGCTATCGGAGCGACCTTCAGGACCAGGGGACGACCGCCGCCGACCTCCTCGACACCGTCTGTGACGACGAGACCGACTGGGACGCCGCACGCGAGGGTGCCGACCGCGTGATCGAGGCCGCCTACGACGACTACGTCGAGACGCTGGAGTCGATGGGAATCAAACCGAAGAACGTCTGCTGA
- a CDS encoding SPFH domain-containing protein: protein MNIFRRLGRTVGRLTSGGGDGVQRRGGLGRALQTGLVAVVFVVLTLLVVPITPVTVVGLSLLALAVATVYSAVEIVEAYEARALTVFGEYRGLLRPGLNVVPPFVSRTYAFDLRTQTLDVPSQEAITEDNSPVTADAVVYIRVMDAERAFLEVDDYLRAVSLLAQTTLRAALGDMELDQTLSRRDQINDRIRRELDEPTDRWGIRVESVEVREVTPSADVVNAMEEQTSAERHRRAMILEAQGERRSAVERAEGEKHSAIIEAQGEKQAAVLEAQGDSIATVLRARAAESMGERAIVDKGLETLERIGQAPSTTYVLPQELTSLLGRYGRQLTGSDVQSAAGLESLAFDDETRELLDLDSVDELVAEATEVTNGEVGDPEVEFEYDADGD from the coding sequence ATGAATATCTTCCGCCGGCTGGGTCGGACCGTCGGTCGGCTCACGTCCGGGGGGGGCGACGGTGTCCAGCGGCGTGGCGGGCTCGGACGCGCCCTCCAGACGGGGCTGGTCGCCGTGGTGTTCGTCGTTCTCACGCTCCTCGTCGTCCCCATCACGCCGGTCACGGTCGTCGGGCTCTCCCTCCTGGCGCTCGCCGTCGCGACGGTGTACAGCGCTGTCGAGATCGTCGAGGCGTACGAGGCCCGGGCGCTCACCGTCTTCGGCGAGTACCGGGGACTCCTCCGACCCGGACTGAACGTCGTGCCGCCGTTCGTCTCGCGGACGTACGCGTTCGACCTCCGGACGCAGACGCTCGACGTTCCCTCCCAGGAGGCCATCACCGAGGACAACTCGCCCGTGACGGCCGACGCCGTCGTCTACATCCGGGTGATGGACGCCGAACGCGCCTTCTTGGAGGTCGACGACTACCTGCGTGCGGTGTCGCTCCTGGCGCAGACGACGCTCCGGGCCGCGCTGGGCGACATGGAACTGGACCAGACGCTGTCGCGGCGCGACCAGATCAACGACAGGATCCGACGGGAGCTCGACGAACCCACCGACCGCTGGGGGATCCGCGTCGAGTCGGTTGAGGTGCGTGAGGTGACCCCGAGCGCGGACGTGGTCAACGCGATGGAAGAACAGACCTCCGCCGAACGGCACCGCCGCGCCATGATCCTCGAAGCACAGGGCGAACGCCGCAGCGCCGTCGAGCGTGCGGAGGGGGAGAAACACTCCGCGATCATCGAGGCGCAGGGGGAGAAACAGGCCGCCGTCTTGGAGGCGCAGGGCGACTCGATCGCCACCGTCCTCCGAGCGCGGGCGGCCGAATCGATGGGCGAGCGCGCCATCGTCGACAAGGGACTGGAGACGCTCGAACGCATCGGCCAGGCACCGTCGACGACGTACGTCCTCCCGCAGGAACTCACGTCGCTGCTGGGGAGATACGGCAGGCAGTTGACCGGAAGCGACGTCCAGTCCGCGGCGGGGCTGGAGAGCCTCGCGTTCGACGACGAGACGCGGGAACTGCTCGACCTCGACAGCGTGGACGAACTCGTGGCCGAGGCGACCGAGGTGACGAACGGGGAGGTCGGCGATCCGGAGGTCGAGTTCGAATACGACGCCGACGGCGACTGA
- a CDS encoding NUDIX hydrolase — protein sequence MAEREMVFAAGGLLWRKRGDERVTDAIDATDGGDAIDAGDDGDGDECRLAVVHRPRYDDWSLPKGKVEPGELLPETAVREVREETGISVDRGAFAGRYQYDVAAGPKSVFVWHMRAVDDVSAPDDEVDALAWLPVDAALDRLTYDLERELVGRVGSPSSVDFGPWCRPSRRR from the coding sequence ATGGCCGAGAGAGAGATGGTGTTCGCCGCCGGCGGCCTCCTGTGGCGAAAGCGCGGGGACGAGCGCGTGACCGACGCGATCGACGCGACCGACGGAGGCGACGCGATCGACGCGGGCGACGACGGCGACGGTGACGAGTGCCGCCTCGCCGTCGTCCACCGGCCGCGGTACGACGACTGGAGCCTCCCGAAGGGGAAGGTCGAACCCGGCGAACTGCTCCCCGAGACCGCGGTCAGGGAAGTACGTGAGGAGACCGGCATCTCGGTCGACCGCGGGGCGTTCGCCGGCCGCTACCAGTACGACGTCGCCGCGGGGCCGAAGTCGGTGTTCGTCTGGCACATGCGGGCCGTCGACGACGTGAGCGCGCCGGACGACGAGGTGGACGCCCTCGCCTGGCTCCCCGTCGACGCCGCGCTCGACCGGCTGACGTACGACCTCGAACGGGAGCTGGTTGGGCGCGTCGGCTCGCCCTCGTCGGTCGATTTCGGGCCGTGGTGTCGACCCTCACGCCGTCGGTGA
- a CDS encoding hydroxyacid dehydrogenase produces the protein MERSWEVLLPEEIDPSGPESIADFARCTGMDEYDSVTDALADVGRYDAVVVRVTEIDAAVIERASKLKVIAKHGSGLDNVDVDAASRRDVVVCNTPGANARSVAEHALALLFGVRRQLRAADEHVREGGWDRAAFAGRELTGDTLGLFGFGTIAQETADLALGMGQDVVTYDPYADDEEIPAGVERVEELTTLFARSDAVSLAAPLTAETRHVVSTEELAALGERGVLINTARGAVVDEAALVAALDEGLLGGAGLDTFATEPPGPDHPLYDRDDVLLTPHVGGVTDQALARMSRQAAANVRTVYEGGLPDSTVNRDALGREGRR, from the coding sequence ATGGAACGCTCGTGGGAGGTGCTCCTCCCGGAGGAGATCGATCCGTCGGGTCCGGAGTCGATCGCCGATTTCGCGCGGTGTACCGGGATGGACGAGTACGACAGCGTCACGGACGCGCTCGCCGACGTCGGCCGGTACGACGCCGTCGTCGTCAGGGTGACCGAGATCGACGCCGCCGTCATCGAGCGGGCGTCGAAACTGAAAGTGATCGCCAAACACGGGAGCGGGCTCGACAACGTCGACGTCGACGCCGCGTCGCGTCGGGACGTCGTCGTCTGCAACACGCCCGGTGCCAACGCGCGCTCCGTCGCCGAACACGCGCTCGCGCTCCTGTTCGGCGTCCGGCGGCAACTCCGGGCCGCCGACGAACACGTCCGCGAGGGAGGGTGGGACCGCGCCGCGTTCGCGGGTCGTGAACTCACGGGCGACACGCTCGGGCTGTTCGGCTTCGGGACCATCGCACAGGAGACGGCCGACCTCGCCCTGGGGATGGGACAGGACGTCGTCACGTACGACCCGTACGCCGACGACGAGGAGATACCGGCGGGCGTCGAGCGGGTCGAGGAGCTGACCACGCTGTTCGCCCGCTCGGACGCGGTGAGCCTCGCCGCCCCGCTGACCGCCGAGACGCGACACGTGGTCTCGACCGAGGAGCTGGCGGCGCTCGGGGAGCGGGGCGTCCTCATAAACACCGCGCGGGGGGCGGTCGTCGACGAGGCGGCGCTCGTCGCGGCGCTCGATGAGGGACTGCTCGGCGGGGCCGGCCTCGACACGTTCGCGACGGAGCCGCCGGGGCCTGACCACCCGCTGTACGACCGCGACGACGTGTTGTTGACGCCGCACGTCGGCGGCGTGACCGACCAGGCGCTGGCGCGCATGAGCCGGCAGGCGGCCGCGAACGTTCGCACCGTCTACGAGGGCGGCCTCCCCGACTCGACGGTGAACCGCGACGCGCTGGGCCGGGAGGGGCGACGATGA
- a CDS encoding DUF7553 family protein, with the protein MSRDELEAASEELRRASELADGDRQRRLYNHSNQVAELASREEGPDHGRLDRHMNALYEIAGETDGALHDHVVAAREHLKEYRTGVAGV; encoded by the coding sequence ATGTCACGAGACGAACTCGAAGCGGCGAGCGAGGAACTGCGCAGGGCGAGCGAGTTGGCCGACGGCGACCGACAGCGGCGACTGTACAACCACTCGAACCAGGTCGCGGAGCTCGCGAGCCGCGAGGAGGGACCCGACCACGGTCGACTCGACCGACACATGAACGCCCTGTACGAGATCGCCGGCGAGACCGACGGCGCGCTCCACGACCACGTCGTCGCCGCCCGCGAGCACCTCAAGGAGTACCGCACCGGCGTCGCGGGCGTCTGA
- a CDS encoding cytochrome P450, which produces MSTEPPGPKGSPIIGNSGQYARDPFSFITACAEAYGDVAHFELGPIETYMITNPADIERVLVTDDAKYRKPAFQDDAIGDLLGEGLLLSDGETWRKQRELAQPAFLMSRLSGLSEMMTDYTAETLADWSPGDVVDVEIEMARLTVKIIVEAMFGSSIDDERVRTVQENLEPLGSRFEPNPLRFAIPDWAPTRENREYKQALSTIEGIVWDLIEEREGTHHAGGVGEEGEPMDLLSILLRARDRGEQSDENLRDEMVTMLLAGHDTTALTLTYTWYLLSEHPEVESRLHDELDSLLGGERPTFADVRGMEYTEAVLNEAMRLYPPVYTIFREPQVDVRLGGYRVPAGSAVMLPQWAVHRSERYWDSPLEFDPDRWLDERADDRPRFAFFPFGGGPRFCIGKQLSLLEARLILGTVCQQYRLEYQGGEPFDLRGSLTMHPRQAMSMRVVER; this is translated from the coding sequence ATGAGCACGGAACCGCCCGGCCCGAAGGGCTCCCCGATCATCGGTAACAGCGGCCAGTACGCCCGTGACCCGTTCTCGTTCATCACGGCGTGTGCCGAAGCGTACGGCGACGTCGCACACTTCGAACTCGGACCTATCGAGACGTACATGATCACGAACCCCGCCGACATCGAGCGGGTGCTCGTGACCGACGACGCCAAGTACCGAAAGCCGGCGTTCCAGGACGACGCGATCGGCGACCTGCTCGGCGAGGGGCTCCTCCTGAGCGACGGGGAGACGTGGCGGAAACAGCGCGAACTCGCGCAGCCGGCGTTCTTGATGTCGCGGCTCTCGGGGCTGTCGGAGATGATGACCGACTACACCGCGGAGACCCTCGCAGACTGGTCGCCGGGCGACGTGGTGGACGTCGAGATCGAGATGGCCCGACTCACCGTCAAGATCATCGTCGAGGCCATGTTCGGGTCGTCGATCGACGACGAGCGGGTCCGAACGGTCCAGGAGAACCTCGAACCGCTCGGCTCGCGCTTCGAGCCGAATCCGCTCCGCTTCGCCATCCCCGACTGGGCGCCCACCCGCGAGAACCGCGAGTACAAGCAGGCGCTGTCGACGATCGAAGGGATCGTCTGGGACCTCATCGAGGAGCGCGAGGGGACCCACCACGCCGGCGGCGTGGGCGAGGAGGGCGAGCCGATGGACCTGCTGTCGATCCTCTTGCGCGCGCGCGACCGGGGCGAGCAGTCCGACGAGAACCTCCGCGACGAGATGGTGACGATGCTGCTCGCCGGCCACGACACGACCGCGCTCACGCTCACCTACACCTGGTATCTGCTCTCGGAACACCCCGAGGTGGAGTCGCGACTCCACGACGAACTCGACTCGCTCCTCGGCGGGGAGCGGCCGACGTTCGCCGACGTGCGCGGGATGGAGTACACCGAGGCCGTGTTGAACGAGGCGATGCGGCTGTACCCGCCAGTGTACACGATCTTCCGCGAACCGCAGGTCGACGTGCGTCTCGGCGGCTATCGGGTTCCCGCCGGGAGCGCCGTGATGCTCCCGCAGTGGGCCGTCCACCGCTCGGAGCGCTACTGGGATTCTCCGCTCGAGTTCGACCCCGATCGCTGGCTCGACGAGCGCGCAGACGACCGCCCGCGATTCGCGTTCTTCCCGTTCGGTGGCGGCCCACGCTTCTGTATCGGCAAACAGCTGTCGCTGCTCGAAGCGCGGCTCATCCTCGGGACCGTCTGTCAGCAGTACCGCCTCGAGTACCAGGGCGGGGAGCCGTTCGACCTCCGCGGGTCGCTGACGATGCACCCCCGCCAGGCGATGTCGATGCGGGTCGTCGAGCGGTAG
- the uvrB gene encoding excinuclease ABC subunit UvrB — translation MTDSPLSVDRPDADVPFRVDAPFDPAGDQPDAIETLARGFDQGMERQTLLGVTGSGKTNTVSWVIEEIQKPTLVIAHNKTLAAQLYEEFRNLFPDNAVEYFVSYYDYYQPEAYIEQTDTYIDKDMSINEEIDRLRHSATRSLLTREDVVVVASVSAIYGLGDPRTYEGMALRLEVGDEIDRDDLLRRLVDLNYERNDVDFQQGTFRVRGDTVEVFPMYGRHAVRVEFWGDEIDRMAKLDPLTGEVVSAEPAVLVHPAEHYSIPETLLEQATGEIEELMRDRVRYFERQGDLVAAQRIEERTTFDLEMLQETGYCSGIENYSVHLSDRESGDPPYTLLDYFPDDFLTVIDESHQTLPQIKGQFAGDKSRKDSLVENGFRLPTAYDNRPLTFEEFAEKTSKTLYVSATPADYERRVSEQIAEQIVRPTHLVDPEVEITPATGQVDDLLDRVAKLPDDERALVTTLTKRMAEDLTEYLEEAGVAVEYMHDETDTLERHEIIRSLRLGEIDVLVGINLLREGLDIPEVSLVAILDADQEGFLRSETTLIQTMGRAARNVNGRVVLYADSPSNAMESAVGETRRRRRIQREFNEEHGYTPATIEKAVGETNLPGSKTDTGGVSREEPTDSDGARTQIQELEVRMEEAASNLEFELAADIRDRIRDLRREFDLDREDDGVAPELDPEF, via the coding sequence GTGACAGACAGCCCGCTCTCCGTGGACCGTCCCGACGCCGACGTTCCCTTCCGCGTCGATGCGCCGTTCGACCCCGCGGGCGACCAGCCGGACGCCATCGAGACGCTCGCCCGGGGGTTCGACCAGGGGATGGAGCGACAGACCCTCCTCGGCGTCACCGGTTCGGGCAAGACGAACACAGTGTCGTGGGTGATCGAGGAGATCCAGAAACCCACGCTGGTCATCGCCCACAACAAGACGCTCGCGGCCCAACTGTACGAGGAGTTTCGGAATCTCTTCCCCGACAACGCCGTCGAGTACTTCGTCTCGTACTACGACTACTACCAGCCCGAGGCGTACATCGAACAGACCGACACGTACATCGACAAGGACATGTCGATCAACGAGGAGATCGACCGTCTCCGTCACTCGGCGACGCGATCGCTTCTGACCCGTGAGGACGTCGTCGTCGTCGCCTCGGTCTCGGCCATCTACGGCCTCGGCGACCCCCGGACGTACGAGGGGATGGCCCTCAGGCTCGAAGTCGGCGACGAGATCGACCGCGACGACCTGCTTCGGAGGCTGGTGGATCTCAACTACGAGCGCAACGACGTCGACTTCCAGCAGGGGACGTTCAGGGTCAGAGGCGACACCGTCGAGGTGTTCCCGATGTACGGCCGTCACGCGGTCAGGGTGGAGTTCTGGGGCGACGAGATCGACCGCATGGCGAAACTCGACCCGCTGACGGGCGAGGTCGTTTCGGCCGAGCCCGCCGTGTTGGTCCACCCGGCGGAGCACTACTCGATCCCCGAGACCCTGCTGGAACAGGCCACAGGCGAGATTGAGGAGCTGATGCGAGACCGGGTGCGGTACTTCGAGCGCCAGGGTGACCTCGTCGCGGCCCAGCGAATCGAAGAGCGAACCACGTTCGACCTCGAAATGTTGCAGGAGACGGGCTACTGCTCGGGCATCGAGAACTACTCGGTCCACCTCTCGGACCGGGAGTCGGGCGACCCGCCGTACACCCTCCTCGATTACTTCCCCGACGACTTCCTCACCGTCATCGACGAGTCCCACCAGACCCTGCCACAAATAAAGGGCCAGTTCGCGGGCGACAAATCGAGAAAGGACTCACTGGTGGAGAACGGCTTCCGCCTCCCGACCGCGTACGACAACCGCCCGCTGACGTTCGAGGAGTTCGCCGAGAAGACCTCGAAGACGCTGTACGTCTCGGCGACGCCCGCCGATTACGAGCGCCGGGTTTCAGAGCAGATCGCTGAACAGATCGTCCGGCCGACCCACCTGGTCGATCCGGAAGTCGAGATCACGCCCGCGACCGGGCAGGTCGACGACCTCCTCGACAGGGTGGCAAAACTCCCCGACGACGAGCGCGCGCTCGTGACGACGCTGACGAAGCGGATGGCCGAGGACCTCACCGAGTACCTCGAGGAGGCGGGGGTCGCGGTCGAGTACATGCACGACGAGACCGACACGCTGGAGAGACACGAGATCATCCGCTCCCTGCGATTGGGAGAGATCGACGTCCTCGTCGGGATCAACCTCCTCCGGGAGGGGCTCGACATCCCCGAAGTCTCGCTCGTCGCGATCCTCGACGCCGACCAGGAGGGCTTTCTCCGTTCGGAGACGACGCTCATCCAGACGATGGGCCGGGCGGCCAGAAACGTCAACGGCCGGGTGGTGCTGTACGCCGACTCCCCCTCGAACGCGATGGAGTCCGCCGTCGGAGAGACCCGCCGTCGCCGCCGCATCCAGCGGGAGTTCAACGAGGAACACGGCTACACGCCCGCAACGATCGAAAAAGCGGTCGGCGAGACGAACCTCCCGGGGTCGAAGACCGACACCGGCGGCGTTTCGAGGGAGGAACCGACCGACAGCGACGGGGCTCGGACGCAGATCCAAGAGCTAGAGGTGCGGATGGAGGAGGCCGCGAGCAACCTGGAGTTCGAACTCGCCGCCGACATCAGGGACCGGATCCGCGATCTGCGCCGGGAGTTCGACCTCGACCGCGAGGACGACGGTGTCGCGCCCGAACTCGACCCGGAGTTCTGA